The following nucleotide sequence is from Salvia miltiorrhiza cultivar Shanhuang (shh) chromosome 7, IMPLAD_Smil_shh, whole genome shotgun sequence.
TGGCTTCCATAATTTCATGGTGCAGTCTTCGCCATAGGTGGTGATGAGGTTTATGTGGGGATGGTGCATGAGTGATGCCAATCACATCCTTCTCATGTACCTGCCTAATTGTACAAGATTTACAAATTTATTGTAAATCTTATTTAGTTTTATATAGtcataattgaattatttattGTACAAGATTTACAAATTTATGTGGGGAACCGTGACAAATTTATTGtacaagaaaaaaattatattcccAAATTATCTTATTTAGTTTTATATAGTCATAATTGAATTATAAATCAAACCTAATTTTCCATAAAAATTATGAGCCTTGCATTCACGGGGGGAACGGGGCAATGGCCCCACagatttacaaaaaattaagagtatatttatatttatatttatatattgcagCTAATGAGGTATATAGACAAAGAAAAAATCTACAAAGGCAAAAGAAACGTAAACGAAATGCAAGTGATTTGAATTGTAAGTATTACATTCttttaagataaaaatacatttaataCATTATGATAAGCTAtcaatgtttttttaattatatatttttatctatttaggTTCATTGctacatgaattgaaaaatgtgtcTGATTGCATTCATTGTGGTGCAAGAAGATTTGAATATGAACCTCCTACTTtttgttgtgataatggaaaaATTAAACTTGCATTTTCTGAAGTTCCCCCGGAGTTGGATGAATTGTTTACAGCCCAGTCAGAAGAAGCTATTAATTTTCAGAAGGAATATTCGTGCTTATAATAGTATATTCTCATTTACTTCGTTCAGTGTAAAATTGGATAAATAATTGGCATCTTCAAGACGAGGAGTTTATTCTTTTCGAGCGCAAGGCATGGTACATCATGATCTTCACAATATACGTCTCCAACGTTTTTTCAGCTATACTTTTATGACATACAAGTGAGGTTGAGAACAGAATTAACATAATGCAAAATTAAGTTTTGTTAGAAGCAGTTAGTTGTACAGATGCTCATGAAAATTTTAGAGATCAACCCGTATGCAAAATTCTTTCGAAGATTGAAAGATTATCCTTCAATGGGCAATGTTCAGCTTCATATTTCTAAAGATGTCAACTTAGATCAACGAGTATATAATTCTCCACATGCAGATCAAAATTCTCCACATGCAGTTATATGGGTTGAgggaaataatgaaaatatccCATTGGAGCGGGACATTGTAGTTCATGCTCATTCCGGCGACAGACATagaataaagtattattatGGACGTTATGATCCATTGCAATATCCACTTCTTTTTTCAATGGGCAGAATATGTTGGCATCAAAACATTAAAAAGATAGTTACTCTTATATAAATGAAGCATTCGACGAGATCGAGTATAAAATACCATATAATTTTGTGGAGTTCAACGATGTGGAACAAAAGCTTGACAAGGAATAAGAGTTTGGTAAGTGAAATTAGTTTAAAATATTCCTTCAAATAAAACATACATTAAaatctaaatatataattatatgaataaaaacaaaaaatattgtcATATATATTTCTGGAATTTTAGTACAAGTACAAAAAAGTCAACAAATTCCTATCAAAGGAGTGATCAAGGCTGTGAGAAACATAACTCTTATGAACAAAAAGTAAgttctttatttattattcgcatccatatttcaattttcaatgcatatatatagtataggcatatgttatttttatttaatgtttcatATACTATAATTTGTTCATAACCTTAGAAAAGTAACTATAATTGAATTTACTCAATATTTCTTGTAGATCTGAAATTGTAGAAATATCTTTATGGGAAGATATGGCAAAAAATGAAGGAGATGACCTTGAACAAATAATTGCACAGAAGCCAACTGTTGCGATTTCCTATGTCGTAGAAAAAAGGAAATTTGGTAacaaacatatatattatatatattttcttaaaataatacttactTTTTTTTACTTGTAAAATACTACAtacttaataatatattttatatatatattatttaggTGGTATACTCTTGCAAAATACAATGAAATCCGTCTTGCAAATTACACCAACATGCAAAGAGATTCAGCCGATGCAATCATACGTatcaaaaaacaaataaattatatatttaaaaaaaaatctaacatATCATTTAACATTATATACAGGTGTtctgatgttgatgatgatgCATTAGCAATTGCTAAATTAACAAtgacacaaaaaataaaacaagcaaAGGAAGTCACTCTTAAATATTTCAGAGACAATCAACATTTATTATTAGAGGTAcgatatttaaataaattaatgatgcATTTCAAAAGTTCATAATCGACtatttctataatatattattttttgtcatATATTAGGGTGTTTTGTACTATTACTTTACGGGAATTATtgacaaagttgaaaataaagCAACAATATGGTATGATTCTTGTAAAAATTGCAACACATCTTTCTTCAAAATTGATGAGAGTGCAATATGCAAAAAATGCAATGAAGAAGTTCTTGAGACGTTGCCCAGGcaattatcaaatttaaaacTACTACCAATTGAAAATTAGTTAATGAcacaataacaaaaatataataatttttatcattttatataattctaCATATAGAATCACAATAATTTTTATCATGTTATACAAGGCGACTGATGCACGTGTTACACTATTCGATCAAGTGGCAAAGGTATATGTAGGATGCTCCGTGGATGAATATCTTTCTTCAATCAAAGAGGTAAATTAAGATTTCTTACTTAAAcacttactataatttaaattgttAATATTACAAAATTCGATATTACGTAATTAtaacaattatatattttcacagGGTGAAACAGACTCCACATACTATAGAGGATTAAGCACACAAGCGTACACAGAAATGTGCTTCATGACGATTGCTCAAGTCTATAAAATTCGATCAACGAGGAAATCTCAATATCGTAGCAAATGCAATCCAAAAAATGCAACCAATGGAAAGCATCGATGTTGGAGATATTGAAGAAGAGCCGACTCAAGTGGAGGAAAAGAAACATTCACCCGagaaatcaaaaaagaaaattccatctaaaaagaaaaaatctacgATGGAGTTGTAGCCCACAGAatcgcaaaagaaaaaaaagaagggtAACCAAGAAAAAGTTTGATGACTACATTGACATTACAAGTGACGACGATCTGCCACTGAACAACATTCTGTTGCAAACCAAAAATAAGAACAAAAGATCCTCAAtcgtcaaaatcaaacaagaaaaagaTTTAAAATTCGTCTTGCTCCGTACTTAGATAATTTAGGATGTTTTTTCATAGATttatttgcatttttatttagtggtatattatgaatattactttattacatttaaatttattcattaatagttGCATTGGTTCCTTTTTTAAATACAATTATAgtcaaatgaattaatacaaatattcaaaactatataaaaatatctatgaattttatttacatAGTAAAAATCATACGTATTTAACGTGCATCGCACGTTCTTCTTGCtagtaattataaaatagacaaATTAAAAGTGGTACACGActcttaaatttttatttttggacccCACCGTATCCCTTATTATTTGAACAAAATTTGTCGGGACAAAATACGGCTCTTCTAACATGTGATGGATCAGCAGAAATGGTGCGTCGCTCTTCAAATTCAAACCATCTGTAATATGCTACACACTGTTTGCGTGATTGTGAGCAGAAGCAGCACTGCACCAACAATTAGAGAGAAAATATGCCAAGGACTACTTAAATAATTACGCCTCAACGTGGCCATCCACCTATTCCTTCTTTTCCTGCAATGCTTTTCCACATTCTCAATCATCTCCGCATAGCTTGTGTTAGGCACAACAATCGAATCAGCCAGCTTGTTCACCATCTTCGCCACGGCTTCCACATCGCCCAACCAGTTCTCCACGATTTCGTTGCGCGACAGTATCTCCACATCCTTGGAGGAATCAACAAGGTCGTCCAGGAACGAGACATAATCCGTCACGAAATTGCCCTCATCGTGCCCAAAGTAGTGCTCGTACGCGATGAGATTCCGGAGGAACGACTCGGTCCTGTCATCGACCCTCAGAGGCGCCATGGTCATCACCCCGTTTTCGAACTTCACGTCGAACAACGCAGCTTCTGGCTTGGATATCTTGAACCTGACATTAGCCTCTTCAAGCCTTGTCGCGCTTTTCTTGAACTGCAACCCCTTATCCTTATCCTTTTCCTCCGTGCCCGTGCCGGGGTGAAGCCAACTACGATGGACATTAGCCTCTTCAAGCCTTGTCGGGCTTTCCATGAACTGCAACCCCTCTTCAAGCCGGGGGCAAGCCATAACCCTGCCCGTGCCGGGGGGAAGCAGATGGACATTAGCCTCTTCAAGCCTTGTCGGGCTTTCCATGAACTGCAACCCCTCTTCAAGCCGGGGGCAAGCCATAACCCTGCCCGTGCCGGGGGGAAGCAGATGGACATTAGCCTCTTCAAGCCTTGTCGGGCTTTCCATGAACTGCAACCCCTCTTCAAGCCGGGGGCAAGCCATAAGCAGTTCCGCCGTGCCCGTGCCGGGGGGAAGCAGATGGACATTAGCCTCTTCAAGCCTTGTCGGGCTTTCCATGAACTGCAACTCCTCTTCAAGCCGGGGGCAAGCCATAAGCAGTTCCGCCGTGCCCGTGCCGGGGGGAAGCAGATGGACATTAGCCTCTTCAAGCCTTGTCGGGCTTTCCATGAACTGCAACTCCTCTTCAAGCCGGGGGCAAGCCATAAGCAGTTCCGCCGTGCCCGTGCCGGGGGGAAGCAGATGGACATTAGCCTCTTCAAGCCTTGTCGGGCTTTCCATGAACTGCAACTCCTCTTCAAGCCGGGGGCAAGCCATAAGCAGTTCCGCCGTGCCCGTGCCGGGGGGAAGCAGATGGACATTAGCCTCTTCAAGCCTTGTCGGGCTTTCCATGAACTGCAACTCCTCTTCAAGCCGGGGGCAAGCCATAAGCAGTTCCGCCGTGCCCGTGCCGGGGGGAAGCAGATGGACATTAGCCTCTTCAAGCCTTGTCGGGCTTTCCATGAACTGCAACTCCTCTTCAAGCCGGGGGCAAGCCATAAGCAGTTCCGCCGTGCCCGTGCCGGGGGGAAGCAGATGGACATTAGCCTCTTCAAGCCTTGTCGCGCTTTCCATGAACTGCAACCCCTTATCCTTATCCTTTTTCTCCGTGCTCGTGCCGGGGGGAAGCCAACTACGATGGACATCAGCCTCTTCAAGCCTTGTCGCACTTTTCATGAACTGCGACCCCTTATCCTTATCCTTTTTCTCCGTGCCGCGGGGAGGCAAATTACAATGGATGAAGTGAAGCAAATGCTTCACCGGACGAGGAGCTACGCTCGCTTGTCCTTTATAGCCTTTCCAAGGATACAGACCGCGGAAGAATTGCCCGAGAAGGTACGGCAACCTACTATGCTGGCCGGGAGCCACAATCATGTCGAACAGCTCGCACAAGACGAAGAATGGGAGTTGATTCTCGAAGAGCATTAAATCGCGCTGCACGCTAATAATCATCCAGTCCATTTGGAAGATGGGATCATTCTCCTCCCTCAGGTAGCACTTCAGTAATAACTCAACGATGAAGCATCCATCTAGTACAAGCATTTGTATGAACTCGCTCGGGCTCAGGCTTGTAGGCGCATCTGCGTAACATTTTCTTGCTTCGGCTTCCAATCTGCCCACACATGCTGCGTAGCTTTGCACATTGTTGGAAGGTTTCCTTCTGATGAGGTGCTGGAAGTAACGTAGCTTGTGATCTTCCATCATTTTTAGATGATCCTTGTTGTGGTGATAAGGACCAATAGCGATCACCTGGGGCTCGTAAGCATTGGGGTTCACGTTCCGTAAATGTTCATGAACTCTGTAGATTGTGCATTCTGATTTTGCCTCCACGTTGAGTTTCGTCAGTTTTTCATTCAAGCTAGCGCAGCAGGCTTGCGTTGTGCTGTTAGGATCCATATATATCATATAACGTTGAGAAATTTCTGTAACATTAAATTAATAACATTCTGCATTAATGTAGAAAACGAAATGAATGGTGGAGGCATGTCCATACACATCCAGGTAGTTGATAGTTGAGGTGTGTTCGTTATAGTACAATTAAAACCCCTACCTACCCCCACCGACTCCTGACAAtggatcctgcttggtccagatccagatccgaatTTTCTAACTtaggtccagatccattggattcaaaaaaataagatccagacccagatccattagatccacagggtctcgggtccagatccagatccatactttttactcttttaaaacatttttaaatattagtataaaatttcataataaGTAAGAATATGATATTCAAGTACTAAATAATAGTATATTAGTAGATACACActtattttaattgtatatataaaaagggatgaaaaattaattatcatatcatTACAATCAATTTTATCTCTATCTTCATCACAATATTCAGTACCAATGGAACAATGTGTATTCCATTTTtacattgaaaagaaaaaaaaaaaaaaataataataataataataataacagcaacaaccaaaatttaaattaagataaaataaaatattatttttaatagaattatATACATTATTTATGAAATAGATGTTTAGATTGATAATAGATCTTTAAGGTAgagtttgataaaaataaaataaaatatatattttttatatataaccaGATCCGTGGGCCGGATCTGGGTCTCAAAACTTTTGCTCCAGATCCATATCCGCAAATCTTAAGAGTAATCTAAATCcgatccagatccattggatccatTTTTTACAAGGTCCAGATCCTGTAAAAACAGGATCTGGATttgcggatctggaccgggtccaggatccattgccatccctaatgcCCCATTCCTTtcccttttttcttctttcttccccACCCTACCTCCCCCTTCTCTTTCCCCCATTTCccctacaatttttttttttttttttaaaaaattttaggCGAGCGTGTAGCGCACGCCCATGCCTCCCCCCCATCATCCCGAGTCTCAGCAACATACCGGCGTCGCACCGCCGCGGTTCTTCAGCGCACGGTGCGGCCGAAATACCGGATCGATCCGGGGCGAAAACTCgaccattggagatgctctaaaaGAGTTTTCTATGTTAatcctaccctatatatatatatatatatatatatatatatatatatagagagagagagagagagaaaggttaaacagagaatgttaaatatttagaaaatagagaattcgtgaaataaaaacgaacaggtctacaatttttacgaacaaatcaatgtaccgcatgaacaacaatttgccctgggttcgaatcctgctagtgacgagtttttctctttttttactaaatacggctgttcgttagttatattgatctgttcgtaaaatgtatagacttgttcaaaataaaatatataataattctttgtttaacttgaccctatatatatatatatatattgtaaatcACGAAGATAACAATTGCTAAAAAAAAGTGTGTTTATTGTCTATTGAAATTAGGTAGAGCAAACTTACTTGACCATGATTGGCTGTGGATGAAGTAGTACTAAGCAGTAAGCAGCTGCTGGTTGGTTTCAAGAGCAAGTAATATATCTTGAGGGGAATATACACTGATCAATATCATAGATTTCACCTCAGAAGTTAGTTGGCTATTCTGAATTTCTACCCATTGCCTTGAGTTCTCTTGGAACACaggtattatgtatatatatacatgtatctGTGTGGTTTGCATTTCACAACTCATCTTCATAAAATTCAACTTGCATTTAATGTCTACCAGCTTGCGTGTATATATAGTTGGCATTTAATGTCTACAAGCTTGCTAGGGTCAATGCAAAGTCGTCGTTCGCGTGCAAGCACCACATACAATCTAGTCTAGTACTTATATAAAAGCACAGTTTTGGGCTGAATATTTTTCCCGCCAATGCATACCATTGATTACTGAGATTTGTTCTTGGAGAACAAGCATGCTTAGCCTCCAAGTTTTGCCACTCTAAAAATATGACCGATATTTACAATCAAACGACACCCTCTCTCATAAATTATGGCTTTCTAATCCAACCATCTGAATTTATCAACAATCATCCTCCGTCGTATCGCTGCTGCCACGAAACATTAGATTAAACATACGCGAAACATTCGATTAAACATATGAATCATCAATTCTGCAGATATTTGAGTGTAACTACATTTTATATTGGTTTTTTTATATAATcctcttttaattttaattatttttatatattacttGAAAGTTGGATCTATATTTAGGTCGATTTAATAATAGTTCTTTTTCATACGTAACAACTAGGACTTTTAATTTCAGGTTATTTAATCCAATTAAAGATTCAaaactatcatgttatatatgGGTTGTTGATTTCAATAAAACACAAAATATGAGTTATCGAATACTCCATTATAcatccctcaaaaaaaaaaaaaatctccattATACATAATTCATAAACTTTTCTTCTTCTATCTATTATAGCTAATTTTATTTACTATAGATATggttcaaatatttttttttttttttaattgaaatgtaAACTTCTTTCAACAAAAGTCGAACAAAATAATTATCCAATATGCAAAAATCTGCATAAAGATACAGTAGATAAAGAGTCTTTACTAGATTTGTAGCAGAGCTAAGAAAAGTAACTA
It contains:
- the LOC130995189 gene encoding uncharacterized protein LOC130995189, which produces MVNTTQACCASLNEKLTKLNVEAKSECTIYRVHEHLRNVNPNAYEPQVIAIGPYHHNKDHLKMMEDHKLRYFQHLIRRKPSNNVQSYAACVGRLEAEARKCYADAPTSLSPSEFIQMLVLDGCFIVELLLKCYLREENDPIFQMDWMIISVQRDLMLFENQLPFFVLCELFDMIVAPGQHSRLPYLLGQFFRGLYPWKGYKGQASVAPRPVKHLLHFIHCNLPPRGTEKKDKDKGSQFMKSATRLEEADVHRSWLPPGTSTEKKDKDKGLQFMESATRLEEANVHLLPPGTGTAELLMACPRLEEELQFMESPTRLEEANVHLLPPGTGTAELLMACPRLEEELQFMESPTRLEEANVHLLPPGTGTAELLMACPRLEEELQFMESPTRLEEANVHLLPPGTGTAELLMACPRLEEELQFMESPTRLEEANVHLLPPGTGTAELLMACPRLEEELQFMESPTRLEEANVHLLPPGTGTAELLMACPRLEEGLQFMESPTRLEEANVHLLPPGTGRVMACPRLEEGLQFMESPTRLEEANVHLLPPGTGRVMACPRLEEGLQFMESPTRLEEANVHRSWLHPGTGTEEKDKDKGLQFKKSATRLEEANVRFKISKPEAALFDVKFENGVMTMAPLRVDDRTESFLRNLIAYEHYFGHDEGNFVTDYVSFLDDLVDSSKDVEILSRNEIVENWLGDVEAVAKMVNKLADSIVVPNTSYAEMIENVEKHCRKRRNRWMATLRRNYLSSPWHIFSLIVGAVLLLLTITQTVCSILQMV